The following DNA comes from Deltaproteobacteria bacterium.
CGGCTGCCCGGCGCGAGCTCGGCGCTGTGCCCAACGAACTCGACTCCCGGCAGCGAGAACGGATTCGGACCTGGCTTGTCCTGCGCGATCGCCTGGGCGAGCTGGTAGGCGCCCGGGCTCTCGCGCGGGTCCACCTTCACGCCGGTGGGCAGGGTGATCGACGTGGCGTGCAAGAGCCCGATGGGCGGGGCGCGGCCGACGGTCATCGGGCGCCCCGGGTTCACGGGCGACGGCGACGGGCTGAGGATGCCCTTCACCAACGAGATCACCGCTGCCGCCAACAGCACCACCAGGCCTGCGGTCACCCAGCGCAGGCGCGCCCGCTTACGTGGCTGCTCCGCGGGCGGCGGCGCGGCAGGCGAGGGCCTGACCTCTGGCGCGGTGCCCTGGGCGCCGAGCGCCACCCAGACGTCCCGCGCGTCCAGGCCGTGCGCGCGTGCGTACCGACCGAGCGCGCCGACCGCCACGGGCACCACCATCGAGAGCAGCCTGTAGCCCGAGGCCCCGCCTGTCCCCGCCACGCGCCCCATCTCTTCGGCCAACCCGCCCGCGCGCGCACCGAGCACGGTCGCCACCAGGTCGTGGCCGTGCAGGCCGAGGTGCGACAGCTCCATGCCGGTCATGTTTCCCACGGCGCCTGGCGCAGGGAGCACGGGCTCTGCGTCGCGGGCCATGTCGAGGAGGCGCTGGGCGCCGCGCGGCGAGTCGCCCAGGTTGGTGATGCCGTTCGTGATCGCAGGCAGCGCGACGCCGAGCGCTTGCTCGGCTCGGATGGGCTCCATGCCCGCAGCCGAGCCGAGCGCCGCTTCGGCCCCGGGGCCGAGCTCACGCCGGGTCAACTCGATGAGGTCCAGGCCCATGGCAGTCCTCCGCGCGCACGCGCGGTCCAAACTTGGACTGCGCGGCGTGGGGCCGGGAGGAAGCATCCATCCGAGCGAGCACGACGAGCGAGGTCGCGCCTCGCACAGCGAGCGGCGGAGCGGTCGACGGCTACTGCGCGTCCTCCACCCGCTGCTTCACCACGTGCGCGCGGAACGGA
Coding sequences within:
- a CDS encoding OmpA family protein — translated: MGLDLIELTRRELGPGAEAALGSAAGMEPIRAEQALGVALPAITNGITNLGDSPRGAQRLLDMARDAEPVLPAPGAVGNMTGMELSHLGLHGHDLVATVLGARAGGLAEEMGRVAGTGGASGYRLLSMVVPVAVGALGRYARAHGLDARDVWVALGAQGTAPEVRPSPAAPPPAEQPRKRARLRWVTAGLVVLLAAAVISLVKGILSPSPSPVNPGRPMTVGRAPPIGLLHATSITLPTGVKVDPRESPGAYQLAQAIAQDKPGPNPFSLPGVEFVGHSAELAPGSRTSLDPLVSVLQAYPDAKVRLDGPAQAVGNQAANQNLSQQRAEAVRHALIAGGIPADRIQARGRTTGSEHASVELVTR